From the genome of Acidihalobacter aeolianus:
CCGCGCTGCTGCGCTCGCACCCGTCGAGCGCGCGGCGCATCGCGCGTCTGGCCGAATACCGCCCGGTGCCCGCGCGTTCGACACCCTGGCGGCATGGCGAGGCCGGTTTCGCCGTCGGCGCAGGGCATGGTCGCGGTGCGGTGTCGCCGCGTCGCTGGGGCACGTTCCGATGGTGAGCGTTTTTCGACAACCCGACAGTGAGGTCGTCCCGTGAGTGATTCATTGCACATCGTGTGTCCGCATTGCGATGCGGTCAATCGCATCCCCGCCGTCCGCCTGGCCGACGGCCCCGGCTGCGGCAACTGCCATCGCCCGCTGTTCACCGGCGAGCCGCTGCCGCTGACCGCCGAGCGTTTCCACAAGCACGTCGCGCGCAGCGACATTCCCCTGCTGGTCGATTTCTGGGCGCCATGGTGCGGTCCCTGCCGGATGATGGCGCCTTACTTCGCCGAGGCGGCGGCGCAGCTCGAACCGCACGTGCGCCTGGTTAAGGTCGACACCGAGGCGGAGCCGGCGCTGGGGGCGCAGTTCTCGATCCGCAGCATCCCCACGCTGGCGCTGTTCAAGGGCGGTCGCGAGGCGGCGCGTCAGGCGGGCGCCATGGGTACGGCCGACATCGTGCGCTGGGCACGGGCGAACGGCGGCGCCTAGCCGGGCTCCGGGTCATCGCGCCGGCGGTTGTCCCAGAAGCGTTCGAGCGGGAATGCGCGGTCCTGCTTGACGGTGCGCGTGACCACGTAGGTGAAGTAGCGCTCCACGCCCATGCCGTCCTCCAGCCAGCCGTCGATGAAGCGCTGGTAGGCGACGATATCGGCGGCCACGACCAGCAGCAGATAGTCGAAGCCGCCGGCGACCGCGTAGCAGGACAGTACCTCCGGGCGTTGCGCCACCGCGCCTTCGAAGCGCGCGAAATCCTCCGCGCGATGGCGGGTGAGCGTGACCTCGACCAGGAAGTGGGCGACGTCGAGCAGTTCGTCGATCGCCACCTCGGCATGGTAGCCGCGTACCAGACCCTCGCGTTCGAGCCGGCGCAACCGCTCCCAGCAGGGGGTGGGCGAGAGGTGGATGGCCTCGGCCAGGCGCAGCTTGGACATCCGCCCGTCGCGCTGCAGCGCCGTCAGAATGGCGAGGTCGTAACGGTCCAGTCGCGCGCGCCTCATCGCGAACCGCCTCGTTTCCGTCTGCCGTGGCGGGCGGCCCTCATGCGCCGTGTCCGCCGTCGCGGCCGACCACGGCCAGCGTGTCGCCGCGCGCCACGCCGCCGCGGGCCGCACGGCACACCAGCACGCCGTCGGCCGGTGCGTGCAGCGGCAGGGGGGGCGCCAGCGGGGTGTCGATGTCGTACAGCCGGGCGACGATCTGTCCCGCGGCGACCGGATCGCCGACCTCGATCAGCGGTTCGAGCAGGCCGCCGCGCAGCGCCATCACGTAGCCGTCTTCGGGCACCTCGAGAAAGCGCGTCGGCGCGGACGCCGGTGGGGCAGCGTCGAGCATGCCGAGGGCGGCGAGGCAGCGCAGCAGCCCGGCATGGGCCAGCGCCACAGTGGCGGGGGTGACGCCGCCGCCACCGCCCAGCTCGGTCGACAGGAAGGGCAGGCCCATGGCCTCGACCGCGCTGTCCAGCTCGCCGGCGCTGTCCAGCTCGGTGAGCACCTGGGTGAAGGGGGCGGCGAAGGCCTCGGCCAGGGCGCGCGTCGCCGCGCGCTGCGCCGGATCGGCCAGCTCGTGGATGACCGCGCTGGGCGCAAAGCGCAGGGTGCTGCCCCCGGAATGGATGTCGATCACCGCATCGGCCTGCGGCAGCAGCCGCGTGTGGA
Proteins encoded in this window:
- the trxC gene encoding thioredoxin TrxC, which codes for MSDSLHIVCPHCDAVNRIPAVRLADGPGCGNCHRPLFTGEPLPLTAERFHKHVARSDIPLLVDFWAPWCGPCRMMAPYFAEAAAQLEPHVRLVKVDTEAEPALGAQFSIRSIPTLALFKGGREAARQAGAMGTADIVRWARANGGA
- a CDS encoding Lrp/AsnC family transcriptional regulator, translating into MRRARLDRYDLAILTALQRDGRMSKLRLAEAIHLSPTPCWERLRRLEREGLVRGYHAEVAIDELLDVAHFLVEVTLTRHRAEDFARFEGAVAQRPEVLSCYAVAGGFDYLLLVVAADIVAYQRFIDGWLEDGMGVERYFTYVVTRTVKQDRAFPLERFWDNRRRDDPEPG
- a CDS encoding succinylglutamate desuccinylase/aspartoacylase domain-containing protein encodes the protein MGTLREEFMDDTSRVHCDIDLDSPGLRAGNLHLPLSTDASAWGRLLTPIVACMGGPGPTLVLTGASHGDEYEGPLGILRLLQGLDASSLRGRIVALPALCYPALQAGRRLSPLDGANMNRSFPGRADGGPTAAIAHWVHTRLLPQADAVIDIHSGGSTLRFAPSAVIHELADPAQRAATRALAEAFAAPFTQVLTELDSAGELDSAVEAMGLPFLSTELGGGGGVTPATVALAHAGLLRCLAALGMLDAAPPASAPTRFLEVPEDGYVMALRGGLLEPLIEVGDPVAAGQIVARLYDIDTPLAPPLPLHAPADGVLVCRAARGGVARGDTLAVVGRDGGHGA